The following coding sequences lie in one Lolium perenne isolate Kyuss_39 chromosome 2, Kyuss_2.0, whole genome shotgun sequence genomic window:
- the LOC127329577 gene encoding obtusifoliol 14-alpha demethylase-like, whose amino-acid sequence MELTIGALWFSIGLFLITAVLAKVVNMRNTIDYVSTLAPPPEVKGISLLGLFPTLFTKGPEATMQYLYNKLGSAFTVSFLWKRTTFLVGQEASGVFFQGLESEVTQGNLFEFTVPMFGTEMGFAVDYATRMEQTRFFVDSLRPAQLRSYVDPMVQEVENYFAKWGEQGVVDLKYEFEELLMLISSRCLVGKEVREKMFGEFCTLFHEIEEGVNFASFMFPYIPIPVNRRRDRARIRLKGIISEVVRSRKIFNSVEDDVLQRFIDSTYKGGRGTTVEEVSGMMLGLIFAGKHTSAMTTTWTGACLLSHAKYFDAALEEQKQIIRKYNGNIDYNILSEMVTLHSCIKEAARMHPALPTLVRQVKKDSTVRTKEGHEYVIPRGDTLVNLVMVNNRLAHIYKDPMVYDPDRFRPGREEDKAGGKFSYTSFGGGRHACGGEAYAYMQIKIIFSHLLRNFEMELISSFPKPDWSKFLPEPKGKVMVSYKRSGCRASTSTSPGLKLRRGVQRR is encoded by the exons ATGGAGTTGACAATTGGTGCTCTTTGGTTTTCCATAGGGCTTTTTCTAATCACTGCAGTTCTCGCCAAGGTTGTGAATATGAGAAATACCATTGATTATGTTTCTACACTAGCACCTCCGCCTGAGGTGAAGGGTATTTCTCTTTTGGGACTCTTTCCTACTCTATTTACAAAGGGCCCTGAAGCTACAATGCAGTATTTGTATAACAAACTTGGGAGTGCTTTCACTGTCAGTTTTCTTTGGAAAAGGACAACTTTCTTAGTTGGACAGGAGGCCTCTGGTGTTTTCTTCCAAGGCTTAGAATCAGAAGTTACCCAAGGAAATTTATTTGAGTTCACCGTTCCCATGTTTGGGACAGAGATGGGCTTCGCAGTAGATTATGCTACTCGAATGGAGCAGACTCGCTTCTTTGTTGATTCTCTGAGACCAGCACAACTCAGAAGCTATGTTGATCCAATGGTTCAAGAAGTGGAG AACTACTTTGCAAAATGGGGAGAACAAGGGGTTGTTGATCTGAAATATGAATTTGAGGAGTTGCTAATGTTGATCTCAAGTCGATGCCTTGTTGGAAAAGAGGTTAGAGAGAAGATGTTCGGAGAGTTCTGCACATTGTTTCATGAAATTGAGGAAGGTGTGAACTTTGCCAGTTTCATGTTCCCGTACATCCCCATTCCTGTGAACCGCCGGCGTGACAGGGCACGGATAAGGCTTAAAGGGATTATTTCTGAGGTTGTGAGGTCACGTAAGATCTTCAATAGTGTCGAGGATGATGTGCTCCAAAGGTTTATAGATTCAACATATAAAGGAGGTCGTGGCACAACCGTAGAAGAGGTCAGTGGGATGATGCTTGGCTTGATCTTTGCCGGAAAACACACAAGTGCAATGACAACCACATGGACTGGCGCTTGCCTTCTGAGCCATGCAAAGTACTTTGATGCTGCTTTAGAGGAGCAAAAGCAGATAATTAGAAAATACAATGGCAATATAGACTATAATATTTTGTCAGAGATGGTCACCCTGCATAGTTGCATCAAGGAGGCGGCGAGGATGCACCCTGCTCTACCAACATTGGTCCGTCAGGTAAAGAAGGACTCCACTGTGCGTACAAAGGAGGGCCATGAATATGTCATCCCAAGAGGTGACACCTTAGTAAACCTTGTAATGGTAAACAATAGGTTGGCACACATATACAAGGATCCTATGGTGTATGACCCCGATCGGTTTCGTCCTGGGAGAGAGGAGGACAAAGCTGGTGGAAAATTCTCTTACACGTCTTTCGGTGGTGGAAGGCATGCATGTGGTGGTGAAGCTTATGCTTACATGCAAATTAAAATTATATTTAGCCATTTGCTGAGGAATTTTGAAATGGAGCTGATTTCTTCTTTTCCGAAGCCAGACTGGAGCAAGTTTCTCCCTGAGCCCAAAGGAAAGGTCATGGTAAGCTACAAGAGAT caggctgccgcgcctccacctccacctcccccggcctcaAGCTCCGACGAGGAGTTCAACGACGATGA